In Pseudobacter ginsenosidimutans, the following are encoded in one genomic region:
- a CDS encoding TonB-dependent receptor, giving the protein MRAILLTLVYLMLILPQAALAQKKPATLSGKVVDENENPLARVSVTILGKRNGVSTSDSGTFTIQAPSDKAFALVFSFTGYKSVQRNFLLSENEAEYVVVRMERGTGMLDSVVVTDQRQRREAGLVLINPKNAINIPAPGGGIESLIKVFVGSNNELTSQYSVRGGNYDENLVYVNDFEIFRPYLVRSGQQEGLSFINPELARNVSFYNGGFQARYGDKMSSVLDIQYKKPKTFGGSAYIGLLEQGLHLEGASKNGKFTYLVGVRNRSNRNLLSSQETKGNYVPSSADLQAQLTYQINQRNSLELLGNISQTKFTLMPEYSQLTSSVFSPLFSANLGLDIFFEGREEDRYRTNMIGLAWIQQLNKKLRLKWMASRFENDEKESIDIMGAYLFGDRSFDKGKPEFGMITNPLGAGVYQNFARNKLNIALYNFSHKGSYDQGKHFIQWGQTVERQSITDKLNEWEYQDSAGYNIPYNPNMFELSKVLKAKADIDVLRLSGYIQDNIIFHDSSDFTLQAGVRYNYNDLNKEFLLSPRIGFSWKPGNWERDIIFRGAAGLYHQPPFYRELRRYDGTINKDLKAQKSWQIAGGMDYNFRSGNRPFRFTAEAYYKNMWDVVPYDIDNVRIRYFGENRAKAYATGLELRLFGELVKDAESWVSLGFMRTREDLDKDTYYDYTLDDNNNPTDSTLKEGGWFRRPSDRLVTFGMFLQDYLATNKNFKVYLNFLYGSNLPYNIPNSVKYRNALEIDPYIRIDIGFSALLLDSEKSNRRSHNPFRNFENIWATLEVFNLIDRDNTISYMLIKDFSNTVFAMPNRLTPRLLNLKLIARF; this is encoded by the coding sequence GTGAGAGCTATCCTGCTTACGTTGGTTTACCTGATGCTTATCCTTCCCCAGGCTGCCCTTGCCCAGAAAAAACCTGCGACGCTTTCAGGGAAAGTGGTGGATGAAAATGAAAATCCACTGGCCAGGGTTTCTGTAACCATATTGGGTAAACGAAATGGCGTATCCACTTCCGATTCCGGCACATTCACCATACAAGCGCCTTCAGACAAAGCATTCGCACTGGTATTCTCCTTCACCGGTTACAAATCCGTTCAGCGTAATTTCCTGCTCAGCGAGAACGAAGCTGAATATGTGGTAGTGCGAATGGAACGCGGCACAGGTATGCTGGACTCTGTAGTGGTAACCGATCAACGTCAAAGACGCGAAGCAGGCCTCGTGCTCATCAATCCAAAGAACGCCATCAATATCCCCGCACCCGGCGGCGGCATCGAAAGCCTCATCAAAGTATTTGTTGGATCGAATAACGAACTCACTTCACAATATTCCGTACGCGGTGGCAACTATGATGAGAACCTCGTGTACGTAAATGATTTCGAGATCTTCCGTCCTTACCTCGTCCGGAGCGGACAACAGGAAGGTCTCAGCTTCATCAATCCCGAGCTTGCCCGCAATGTGAGTTTCTACAATGGAGGCTTCCAGGCCCGCTATGGCGATAAGATGAGCTCTGTACTGGATATCCAGTACAAGAAACCCAAAACTTTCGGCGGCTCTGCCTACATCGGATTACTGGAACAGGGCCTGCACCTGGAAGGTGCATCGAAGAACGGCAAATTCACTTATCTCGTTGGCGTCCGTAACAGGAGCAACCGAAACCTGCTCAGCAGCCAGGAAACAAAAGGCAACTATGTTCCCTCTTCCGCCGATCTGCAGGCGCAACTCACGTATCAGATCAATCAACGCAATTCACTTGAACTGCTTGGCAATATCTCCCAGACAAAATTCACGCTGATGCCTGAATACAGCCAGCTGACCAGCAGTGTGTTCTCGCCGCTTTTCAGCGCCAACCTGGGCCTCGACATTTTCTTCGAAGGAAGGGAGGAAGATCGATATCGCACCAATATGATCGGCCTAGCCTGGATCCAGCAGCTCAACAAAAAACTTCGCCTCAAATGGATGGCCAGCCGATTCGAGAACGATGAAAAAGAATCCATCGACATCATGGGCGCCTATCTCTTCGGAGACCGCTCTTTCGATAAAGGCAAGCCGGAATTCGGCATGATCACCAATCCGCTGGGCGCCGGCGTGTACCAGAATTTCGCCCGCAACAAACTCAATATCGCCCTCTACAATTTCTCACACAAAGGAAGCTACGACCAGGGCAAACATTTTATCCAGTGGGGACAAACAGTAGAACGTCAAAGCATAACCGATAAGCTCAATGAATGGGAATACCAGGATTCTGCCGGCTACAATATTCCCTACAATCCCAATATGTTCGAGCTCAGCAAAGTGCTGAAAGCAAAAGCTGATATCGATGTGCTGCGCTTGTCTGGCTACATTCAGGACAATATCATTTTCCACGATTCGTCCGACTTCACATTACAGGCCGGTGTACGTTACAATTACAATGACCTCAACAAAGAGTTCCTGCTCTCGCCCCGTATCGGTTTCAGCTGGAAACCCGGCAACTGGGAACGCGATATCATTTTCCGCGGCGCCGCAGGTCTCTATCATCAACCGCCGTTTTACCGTGAGCTTCGCCGTTATGACGGCACCATCAACAAAGACCTGAAAGCACAAAAAAGCTGGCAGATCGCAGGTGGCATGGATTACAATTTCAGATCCGGCAACCGCCCCTTCCGCTTCACCGCAGAAGCGTACTACAAGAACATGTGGGATGTTGTTCCCTACGATATAGACAATGTGCGGATCCGTTACTTCGGTGAGAACCGCGCCAAAGCCTACGCCACCGGCCTGGAGCTCCGCCTCTTCGGCGAACTGGTGAAGGATGCAGAAAGCTGGGTCAGCCTCGGATTCATGCGTACACGCGAAGACCTCGATAAAGACACTTACTACGATTACACACTCGACGATAACAATAATCCTACCGACAGCACCCTCAAAGAAGGAGGCTGGTTTCGCCGCCCTTCCGACAGACTGGTCACTTTCGGCATGTTCCTGCAGGATTATCTCGCCACCAACAAGAATTTCAAAGTATACCTTAACTTTCTCTACGGCAGCAACCTTCCTTACAATATTCCCAACAGCGTGAAATACCGCAATGCCCTGGAGATCGATCCGTATATCCGAATAGACATCGGCTTCAGCGCCCTCCTGCTCGACAGCGAGAAGAGCAACCGCCGCAGTCATAACCCCTTCCGCAACTTCGAAAATATCTGGGCCACCCTGGAAGTGTTCAATCTCATCGACCGCGACAATACCATTTCCTACATGCTGATCAAGGATTTTTCCAACACAGTATTTGCCATGCCCAACAGGCTTACGCCACGCTTACTTAACCTGAAACTGATCGCCCGTTTTTAG
- a CDS encoding pyridoxine 5'-phosphate synthase gives MAKLSVNINKFATLRNSRGGNNPDVVKAAVDAQLFGADGVTVHPRPDERHIRYQDVRDIKKIITTEFNIEGNCREQKFIDLVLETKPHQVTLVPDAEGQLTSDHGWDTIRYRDYLKEVIPVFQKAGIRVSIFVDPVIEMVNSAAETGTDRIELYTEGYAKSFHAGKEQAIAPYVAAAKRAAELKLGINAGHDLDLENLAWFAQQIPALDEVSIGHALVCDALYLGYENAVQLYKRQLMAKK, from the coding sequence ATGGCAAAACTTAGTGTCAATATCAATAAATTCGCAACCCTGCGCAATAGCCGTGGCGGCAACAATCCGGATGTAGTGAAAGCCGCTGTGGATGCACAGCTGTTCGGAGCAGACGGAGTAACCGTTCACCCTCGTCCGGACGAAAGGCATATCCGCTACCAGGATGTACGCGATATCAAAAAGATCATTACCACAGAATTCAATATTGAAGGCAATTGCCGCGAGCAAAAATTCATCGATCTGGTGCTGGAAACAAAACCGCACCAGGTGACACTCGTTCCGGATGCTGAAGGACAGCTCACCTCCGATCATGGATGGGATACCATCAGGTACAGGGATTACCTGAAAGAAGTGATTCCTGTTTTCCAGAAAGCTGGTATCAGGGTTTCCATCTTTGTTGATCCTGTGATCGAAATGGTGAACAGCGCAGCAGAAACAGGAACCGACAGGATCGAACTATACACTGAGGGATATGCGAAATCATTCCACGCAGGAAAAGAACAGGCCATTGCTCCTTATGTGGCGGCAGCCAAACGCGCCGCTGAGCTGAAGCTCGGTATCAATGCAGGTCATGACCTGGACCTTGAAAATCTGGCATGGTTTGCGCAGCAGATACCGGCACTGGATGAAGTGAGTATCGGACATGCACTGGTTTGTGATGCATTGTACCTGGGATATGAGAATGCCGTGCAGTTGTATAAAAGACAATTGATGGCAAAAAAATAA
- a CDS encoding OmpA family protein has product MKRILLHLFFLLTLTQIAFGQDDDIQNPTLGVHFFFNDFKSAQNIRNTSLGTALRDKKFGKIKDMSPGLAINYMEGLNRHFDFTTTLAGSFLDYIRRDGSTYGKDNFLLEGDVSVRGKMFSNKYVVSPYLQAGLGASMYKGTFGAFIPAGVGVQFNILNEAFLVVNSQYRIPVTESANYHFYHSIGLAGVIGKKKRAAAPVPVPIPPPPPKDTDGDGIVDSLDACPDIPGLAQFKGCPDRDGDGIPDPEDKCPDVPGLARYQGCPIPDTDGDGINDEVDKCPNEKGVARYDGCPVPDRDKDGVNDEEDKCPDLPGPVSNQGCPEVKEEIKKRIDVAAKNIFFATGSYQLLAKSHKSLDDVVKLLNEDPNLKLDVEGHTDNTGKADKNLTLSEKRAQAVHDYLVKKGVSDDRINAAGYGQERPVADNKTTAGRAKNRRVELKLHYN; this is encoded by the coding sequence ATGAAGAGAATCCTACTACACCTTTTCTTTCTTCTCACCCTAACTCAGATTGCTTTTGGCCAGGATGATGATATTCAGAATCCCACTTTAGGCGTCCACTTTTTCTTTAACGACTTCAAGTCGGCTCAGAATATAAGGAACACTTCCCTGGGAACTGCATTAAGAGACAAAAAGTTTGGCAAGATCAAAGACATGAGCCCTGGCCTTGCTATCAATTATATGGAGGGGCTCAACAGGCATTTTGATTTTACCACCACACTCGCCGGTTCTTTCCTGGATTATATCCGCAGGGACGGATCTACTTACGGAAAAGATAATTTCCTCCTGGAAGGCGATGTGTCTGTACGTGGCAAGATGTTCTCCAACAAGTACGTGGTATCGCCTTATCTGCAGGCAGGTTTAGGTGCGTCTATGTACAAAGGCACATTCGGTGCATTCATTCCCGCAGGTGTGGGCGTTCAGTTCAACATCCTGAATGAAGCTTTCCTGGTGGTGAACTCACAATACCGTATACCAGTAACCGAATCTGCCAATTATCATTTCTATCACAGCATCGGCCTGGCCGGTGTGATCGGTAAAAAGAAAAGAGCGGCAGCACCCGTTCCTGTTCCCATTCCTCCGCCGCCACCAAAAGATACAGATGGTGATGGTATCGTAGACAGCCTGGATGCCTGCCCGGATATTCCCGGCCTGGCGCAGTTCAAGGGTTGTCCGGACAGGGATGGAGACGGTATCCCTGATCCTGAAGATAAATGTCCTGATGTGCCCGGGCTTGCGCGCTACCAGGGATGCCCCATTCCTGATACGGATGGCGATGGCATCAATGATGAAGTGGATAAATGCCCCAACGAGAAAGGCGTTGCCCGCTACGACGGCTGCCCGGTTCCCGACCGCGATAAAGATGGCGTGAATGATGAAGAAGATAAATGTCCTGATCTTCCCGGACCTGTTTCCAACCAGGGCTGTCCTGAAGTAAAGGAAGAAATAAAGAAAAGGATCGATGTGGCTGCGAAGAATATCTTCTTTGCAACAGGCAGCTATCAACTGCTGGCAAAATCCCATAAATCACTGGATGATGTGGTGAAACTGCTGAACGAAGATCCCAATCTCAAACTGGATGTGGAAGGTCATACGGACAATACCGGCAAAGCCGATAAGAACCTTACACTGAGCGAAAAACGTGCGCAGGCTGTTCATGATTATTTAGTGAAAAAGGGCGTGAGCGATGATCGTATCAACGCTGCGGGCTATGGCCAGGAACGCCCCGTAGCCGACAATAAAACAACTGCCGGCCGTGCGAAGAACAGGCGCGTGGAACTCAAACTGCATTATAACTGA